CTTGGACCCTCGTGGGTCGGCGCGACCCACGAGCTTCAGGTCGAGGTGCTCGTACTTCGGGCTCTGCAGGCAGACCGCCAGCGCCTCGAGCTCGCCGCGGTCTTTCATCTGCACCTTGGCTTCGTCGAAATCGAACTGAGCCTGGGTGTAGCCGCAGTCATCCAACCCGTCGCCAAGGGCGAGGGTGATCTTGCGGCTTTCGTACGGACCCTCGTCGGGAAACGTCGGCGGATTCACTTCCGCTGCTTTCACGTCGCGCGGCGAGTCAGCTCGTTGTTCAGGGGTGGTGGTGGCGCAGGCCGCCAGCGTGAAACCGCAGGCGCCCAGCGCGAGAAAGCCTCGCATTCGGGTCATCTAGAAACTCCTTTCGTGTCGTCCGGGCGCTCACGAGGGACCGCGGACGAAATCCTTTCATTGCAGCTTGCGTGCCGAAGTCGTCAGTTGGCCTGGGCAGACGCCTCTCGCGGGCGTTCCGTCTTGCTGCGCAGCGACAGGGGCTCCGGGAAGGTGAGCGTGCGTTGGGGGAAGGGGATTTCGATGCCCGC
This portion of the Polyangiaceae bacterium genome encodes:
- a CDS encoding OmpA family protein: MTRMRGFLALGACGFTLAACATTTPEQRADSPRDVKAAEVNPPTFPDEGPYESRKITLALGDGLDDCGYTQAQFDFDEAKVQMKDRGELEALAVCLQSPKYEHLDLKLVGRADPRGSKRYNRKLGLERAKAVKQVLVGYGVSPDRIAVATRGEAGAKGNTNEFSFGWDRRVDVVQLNVVHAP